The following proteins are co-located in the Urocitellus parryii isolate mUroPar1 chromosome 15, mUroPar1.hap1, whole genome shotgun sequence genome:
- the LOC113194925 gene encoding kallikrein-4, which yields MVTAGNPWGWFLGYLLLGVTGSLAWSGGSHIINGEDCIPHSQPWQAALFKEDEFFCSGVLVHPQWVLSAAHCLQNSYTVGLGLHSLEANQEPGSRMMEVLLSIQHPQYNNPFFANDLMLIKLKESVPESDTIRKISITSQCPTPGDSCLVSGWGLLENGRLPTLLQCTNVSVVSEKVCSEIYTSLYHHSMFCAGGGQDRRDSCNGDSGGPLVCNRSLQGLVSLGQAKCGQPGMPSVYTNLCKFTDWIQKTIQAI from the exons ATGGTCACAGCAGGAAACCCTTGGGGCTGGTTCCTGGGGTACCTCCTCCTTGGGGTCACAG GGTCCCTCGCCTGGAGTGGCGGCAGCCACATCATAAACGGCGAGGACTGCATCCCTCACTCGCAGCCCTGGCAGGCGGCACTGTTCAAGGAAGATGAGTTTTTCTGCTCGGGAGTCCTCGTGCATCCCCAGTGGGTGCTGTCAGCCGCGCACTGTTTACAGAA CTCCTACACCGTGGGTCTGGGTCTGCACAGTCTTGAGGCCAACCAAGAACCAGGCAGCCGAATGATGGAGGTCCTCCTCTCCATCCAGCACCCCCAGTACAACAATCCCTTCTTCGCCAACGACCTCATGCTCATAAAGTTGAAGGAATCCGTGCCTGAGTCGGACACCATTCGGAAGATCAGCATCACCTCCCAATGCCCAACACCTGGGGATTCCTGCCTTGTCTCTGGCTGGGGTCTGCTGGAGAATG GCAGGCTGCCCACGCTGCTCCAGTGCACGAACGTCTCGGTGGTGTCCGAGAAGGTCTGCAGTGAGATCTACACCTCCCTGTACCACCACAGCATGTTCTGCGCAGGCGGGGGACAGGACCGGAGGGACTCCTGCAAC GGTGACTCTGGGGGCCCCCTGGTCTGCAACAGGTCCCTGCAGGGCCTCGTGTCTTTGGGACAAGCCAAGTGTGGCCAGCCTGGCATGCCAAGTGTCTACACCAACCTCTGCAAGTTCACTGACTGGATACAGAAAACCATCCAGGCAATTTAG